The sequence below is a genomic window from Salinispira pacifica.
AAGAGCTGTTCTGAAGAATCAGGGCCCGCAATTCAGTCTGGGGATTATAGCTTAAGGATTTATTGATCTCCCGGTTCATATGGATGGCAACGTTGGGAATAATGGCGGCGCTCTGTTCCAGAACAAAATTCCGGGCTTCAAGCCCGTGTTTCCCCTGAAACACATAGCGTCCCGCCAGCTTCAGATCCCGGTCCAGCCAGGTGGCGTAGACGGGGCCGCCGTACACCTCAATGCCTGCGGTAAGACGGCCTGAGTTTGACTGAAACGCGCTTCCCTTGAGCTTGAGCAAAGGGCTGTCCAGATGGGTGCCCGCCACCGATACGCCCTGCCAGGGCGTAAAACTTCCGGTTGAGAAGGCCATGACGGCGGACCCGTCCCGAACCACATAGTATTTCCTGCCCTTTTCCAGTTTCCAGGGTTCGCCTTCCTCCAGACGAACGGCACCGGCCTCTTCCAGCAAGAGGGCGCTGTATTCCGCCGCATGAAAAGCGGTGGGGCTTGAATCGATGTAGGTGGAAAGTGCGCTGCTCAGCTTCCGCAGCTCATCGGTGGTGTAGCGTGGTGTATAATCAGACATATTGAAAACTCCTTCGTGTGCATTCGTGTCGGTTCGCATAGTATTGGGCCGATTCGGGAGCAGTCCGCGGCCTCTGCGGGCTGACCCCGGTCGGCCCCGGGCAGGCCCCGGCTGACCCCGGGCTGGCCCGGCTGACCCCGGGCTGGCCAGGCAACTTCAAATCAGCACAATACTGAAAATCTGCAGATCAATACAGGGAATACGAGTAGAGTCCCGCATTCAGCTGGCCGTTTTTCAGATTCAGTTTGGTGTCGGGTCTCAGACCCACATGCTTCAGGGCATCTCTGTTTGCAGAGAATATGTGCACCTTGTATCCCTTCCAGTGTCTCTTCATGCTGTCGCCCAGCCGGGAATAAAAATCCCTGGCATCATCCACCTGCAGGCGCATATCGTAGGGCGGATTCAGGATCATCATCCTCGTGGCGGCTGTGGCTGAGGGTTCCCCTGGCTCTCTGTTTTGGGACCCGGCGTTCTTTTCAGCCTGTTCCCGGCTCCCGGGAAGATCCAGACTCTCGTGCAGGCTGTGAAAATCCGACTGATAAAACTCGATATATTCTTCAACGCCGGCTCTGGATGCGTTTCGCCTGGCTATCTGTATAGCCCGGGGGTCCAGGTCCGATGCAATAATCCGCCAAGGTGATGAGCTCCCCCCGGATGTGTTTGGACCGCTTTGGGTCTGGGCAGATGAACCTCCACCCCGGTTTTCAGCCGCAGAAGATGAAGATACCGAGGGCGAGGGACGCTTCCGGGATGCGGAAATGAGTTGTTCGCCCACATCCGGCCAGCGGTAACACATGAAGTCCCGTCCGGCTGCCGCTTTTTTCTTTACAAGGATGGCTCCGGATGCTTTTTTGTGCCCGGGTTTGGGGCGCCCGGATTCCGGATCGGTTGAAGTCGGGTCGGCTGGTTTCGGATCTGGCTGTTTCAGATCTGGCTGTTTCGGATCTGTCAGTTCCGGATCCGGACGGGCGGCTCCGGTACGGTTTTCACCTGCCTTGCCCTGGACAGCATGGGGCGGGATGCCCAGGTCTTTCAGATAGCGGGCGGCTTCAATGCTGAAGGTGCCGCTGCCGCACATGGGATCGACCAGGATTCCCGGTCCCTTGCGGGGATAAAATCCGGAGAGTCTCAGGATGCCCCAGGCCAGAGCCTCGTTCAGGGGGGCTCCGGTATGATCTTTTCTGTAGCCCCGCTGACTCAGGGGCGTGCCGGCTGCATCCCGCAGCAGGAGAGCGTCGTTTTTCTGAAAGAGAACGGTAAAGCTGATATCCGGATTGTTCCGGTCCACCGACGGGCGCCGGCCTTCCGGGGTGCGCAGGCTGTCAACGATTATATCTTTGGTTTTCAGGGTGATATATCGCAGGGAGGCGGGTGCCTTCCCACCGCTTTCCAGGGCTTGTATGGCAAAATTCTGGCTGATCTTCAGATACTTTTTCCAGCTGATTTTTTTCAGCCCGGCATAGAGTCTGCCCTCGCTGTCATGGGGAAGCCGGGATATCACATGAAACACCCGCAGGGCGGAACGCAGCTGGTTCAGAGCGTTCAGCAGCATCTGTGTATCACCCTGGAAACTCACCGCCTGCCGGCCGGGAGATATCTGATCCGCTCCCAGCTCTTTCAATTCAGCGGTGAGCAATTCTTCCATGCCCGGCAGGCAGCTTGCAGAAAATTTCAATTACACACCTCTGCTTTGCAGGAGATAGATAAAATATCCTGCGTAGCTGATGAGAAACAGAACTCCGCTCCAGCGCTCCAGCTTCCGCCGCCACAGCAGAACAAGAAACAGCAGCAGACTGATAAGAATCATCGCCAGGATGTCCACGGTGAACCCGGCGGCATAGATGCTTAAAGGAGTCACCAGAGAAGTGGCACCCAGCACCATGAGACTGTTGAATATATTGCTGCCCACGATGTTCCCCACGGAAATATCCATCTGCTTTTTACTTGCGGCGATCACGCTGGTTACCAGTTCCGGCAGGCTAGTTCCGAATGCCACAATGGTTATTCCGATAAAACGGTCACTTGCTCCAAAGAGGTTCCGTGCCATCCAGGAGGCTCCGTCAATGAGAAAATCCGAGCCGAAGCCTAATGCGGCGATCCCCCCTGCTATCTCCAGAAGCATGATGGGCACCGGACGGTTTACGTCCTCTTCGGATATCTCATCCATCTCCACCAGTTCGGATACTTCATCCTCATGCTGCCTGCTGTACATGTAGAGAAAGAGAACATATGCAACCAGAGCCGCGATCATCAGAAGCCCTTCTATCCGGAAAATCCGTCCTTCCCCGGGAGCCAGGGTTTCCCAGAACATGGGAAGTGCGGCGGCGAACAGAATGAGATAACTGAAAAACATGAGGGGAATATCTCTGAAGACGATCCCCTGGCCCACAGGTATGGTCACGATTATTGAAGAGATCCCCAGGATCAGGGCGATATTGATGATATTGCTGCCCACCACATTTCCCAGGCTGATCTCCGTATATCCTTGGAGGGCGGAGAAGAGGCTGACAAACAGTTCCGGGGCACTGGTTCCGAACGCCACCACCGTGAGTCCCACAACGATGGGTGCAACCTTGAAATGGAGGGCCATTCCTCCTGCACCCTTCACCAGATAGTTCCCGCCGAAATACAGCAGCACAAGCCCGGCGAGAACGGCCCCACTGTTGAGTAGTATATCTATTGCCATATGGATTTACTCCGGCCGCTGAAGCAGTTCGAAAATCTGGGAACGGTTCAGCATCCGTTCCTCGATTATCTCGTGGCGCTTAATATCAACCGGTTCTTCAATGCCTTCCGTCTGGCAGTAGTTCAGCGCATCGAAGACTGACGTGAAGGTGTCGATGCTGATCAGTTCACCCATCTTCTTGTAGGTGAGTACGTATTTCACAGAGCTGTTTGATCCCATAGCTGTATTATACTCATTCAGGCGGATTTGTCATCCTGTTATGTTTGTCATCCTGTTACTTCTGATATCGGCGGATGGGCCTTCAGCCCGGAGCAGCAGTGCCGTCAGTTTTTTCTGATGTGATATCGAAGTAGACACCGTGGCGCAATATTGCCAGCATCGCATCCAGGTCCTGGAGAAAGCCGGACCTGAAGGCCAGCAGGTCGGTAAGAATTTCGTGGGCGACATCTTTCTGGGGGGTGTCTTTCTGTGGGATATCTTCCTGTGGGACAGATTGCTGGAGGGCGGCTTTACTGGAGGCAGAGGGATGCTGATCCGGGACAAAATCATGCTGTCCGGAAAGGCGTTGTTTAACATCAGTCAGGATCATTGCTGTGATCCGCCGGATCTGCTCCCGGTTTATGTTGAGTGTGTTTTGGGTGATATTATCAAACATAAGCTGCCGGATTTTTGCTGCTTTCACGGCGTGTTCCCGTGCAAATTCCGCCGCCATGTCCTGATTCCCCGGGTCATCGATCGTCATGAGAAGTCGGAAGGCTGCCGGTTCCTGGATGAACAGATCCAGGTAGACTTCGCCCAGCCAACGCAGACGCTGGAGAAAATCCGCAGGTCTGGTTGAAAGCTTCCGGTGGCAAACAGAGAGCAGAGTGACTGTGGAGTGTTTGATCAGATAAAGATAGAGACCCTTTTTGCTTCCGAACATGTTGAAGAGGGTGCCTTTGGACAGCCCGGAGTTATGCATAATTCTGTTGGTGGAGGTGTTGGTGAAACCGTGTTGTAGAAACTCCTGGATGGCGATTGTGAGAAGCTGGAGGAGTTTCTTTCTGCCCAGCGCAGAGGTGTAGCGGGGGATCTCAAGACCGTGAAGAAATTCGGGTGAGAGATTCATAAGAGCATATTACCGTAATGTGACCAGGTGGTCAAACTATCCGGGGGTGCTTTTTTTTGATATGCTCGATCTGGCCGGCCACCTCCACATTTCGCAAAGCTTCAGATCTCATTCCTCCCTCCCCCCCCACACACCCCTGCCCCACCATCCCGGGTCAGCATCCCGGGTCAGCGATATTCACAACGCCCAGGCTATGATATAACTGGCCTCACTATGGCATTGATTAGTCTGAAAAACATACATGTACGTTACTCCGACGAAGCCCTTTTTGAGGATGTAACCCTGCATATTCAGCCGGGAGATAAAATCGGGTTGCTGGGCAGAAACGGCAGCGGGAAAACAACCCTTCTGAAACTGATCGCCGGCGATATCCAGCCGGACCGGGGCTCTGTTTCCGTTCAAAAGGAAGTGAGGATCGCCCGGCTCATGCAGGATGCGGTGGGTGATTTCCAGGGCAGCACCCGGGAATTCTGTTTTTCCCCCCGCGGAAAGGCCCTCCTCCCCTCCAACGGCGCCTTGGGTAAAGAACTGTCCGGAAGCAAAGCTCATCAGAAAGAGCATCCGAAAGAGCATCAGTATGAAGAGTTTTCCCTGGAGCTGGACAAGAATTTCACCCGCCTCTCGGTGGATCCTGACGCGGAATACTCTCTGTTGTCCGGCGGGGAGAAGCGCCGGGTGCACCTGGCAATGGCCCTGGCCTGCCTTCCGGATGTATTGCTTCTGGATGAACCCACCAACCACCTTGATATCTCCACAATCCAATGGCTGGAGCGGCATCTTTCCATGAGCAATATCTCGCTGGTGATGGTGACCCATGACCGCCGCTTTGCCGCAAATGTGACAAACCGTATCAGCGAACTGGATCGGGGAGAGCTTTACAGCTTTGACTGCGGCTACGATGAGTTTTTGCGCCGCAGGGCAAGCCTTGCAGCCGCCCAGGACAGGGCCCGGGAGGCCTTCGACAAGAAGCTGGCGGATGAGGAGGCATGGCTGCGCAAAGGCATCAAGGCCCGTCGCACCCGCAACGAAGGCAGGGTAAAGGCACTGCAGGCCATGCGTGAAGAACATCGCAAACGCAGGAATAAAACCGGCCAGGTGCGGTTCGGCCTTGAAGAAGCCCGGCGCTCAGGGGATCTGGTTGCAGAGATGGAAGAAGTACAATTCAGCTATCCTTCCCGGCAAAATGATCCCGGCGATCAGAACAACAGTGAAACGGCTCCGATCATATCCTCATTTACCGCATCCATGTTACGGGGGGATCGAATCGGCATCGTGGGGGAAAACGGCGCCGGCAAAACCACCCTGGCCCGGCTCATAACCGGCGATCTGCAACCCGATTCAGGGAAAATACGCCTGGGCGAAGGTCTGGCGATTCTGTACTTCGACCAGTTAAGGAACCAGCTTGAGCCCTCAAAAACCATCCGGGAAAATATCGCCGGAGACGACGATGCCGTGGTGATTAATGGAAAGTCCAGGCATATCAACGCATATCTGAATGACTTCCTTTTCGATCCGGGGGATGCCAACAAGCCGGTGCACATCCTCTCAGGGGGTGAAAAAAACCGGCTCCTGTTTGCCAAATTGTTTCTTCAGCCCGCCAATGTTCTGGTCCTGGATGAGCCCACCAACGACCTGGACATGGAAACCCTGGAACTGCTGGAGGATCTGCTGGCGGATTTCAACGGCACGGTGATTATCATCAGTCATGACCGGGAGTTCCTGGACAACTGTGTGAGCGATCTGCTGATATTCACGGCTCCGGGTACCATAGAAAGTTTTGTGGGAAGCTACAGCGAGTGGGAACAGCGGCAGAAATCCGCAGAGAATGGCACACGGGAAAATGGAACCCAATCAGCCGGCAAAGCCAAAACCTCCGGCGAATCGGGCAGGAAACCCAAGACCCCAAGCAAAAAACTGAGCTACCGGGAAAAGCAGGAACTGGAATCGCTGCCTGAAACCATATCGGCCATGGAAACCCGAATTGCCGAAATTGAACAATCCCTTGCCGACCCTCTGCTGTATCAGGGTGATGAAGCCGGGGAGAAAACCCGCATCTTAAGCACGGAGCTTCAGGAATTGAATATCACTCTGGAAAATGCATATGAACGATGGGATGTTCTGGAGCAGAAACAGGGCTGACAAACCGCCGCCGGCAGTCGATTGCCGCAGGTTTGCCCCGCGGCGGCGCAATCTGCCGCCGCCGGCCTTCGACTGCCGCCCGGTACACCCCTACATTATGGGGGAAAAGATACGCAGAATGCTGTTTCGCAGCTTGATGAACGGAGACTGGCTGGTAAGGCTGGCATGGGTCACTTCTTCGCAGAATGCCAGGTCCCTGCGGAACTGGTCCACCAGCTGTCGGGACAGATCTTCGTCATAGATCACTGCGTTGGCTTCAAAATTGATATGGAAGCTGCGCATATCCATATTGCAGCTGCCTACGCTGCATATTTTTGAGTCAGCAACCACGGTTTTGCTGTGGAGAAATCCCCTGCGGTAGAGATACAGCTTCACCCCCGCATCAACCAGTCCGGGAAAGTATGTGTGGGCGGCCCAGAAGGGAGGGTGCTTGTCGGGAATACCGGTCATCATGAGATGGACGTTCACTCCGCTCAGGGCGGCAGACTGGAGGGCATGGAGAATGCCCTGGCTAGGGATGAAATAGGGGCTCTGTATCCAGATATCAGTATTTGCATTGGTGATCATCAGAAAGAACAATTGCTCAATGGATGACCAGCGGGAATCCGGACCGCTGAATGCTATCTGAACCGGGGTCTGGCGTTCGCCGGGGTGAAAGGCCGGAAAGAGTTTGCCGTCCAGAACCTGCTCGTTCCCGCTGGACGCCCAGTCGATGAGAAACAGCGCCTGAAGCATCATCACCGAATCCCCGGTAATCCGCAGCGCGGTATCCCGCCATTGTTCGAATTTGCTGCCCCCGTCAATATATTCTTTCCCCACATTGATGCCGCCGGTATAGGCTTTCCGGCCGTCGATCACCACCACCTTCCGGTGGTTCCGGTAATTGATTTTCAGGCGGGCGGGAGCCAGGTTGAGGTCCAGAAAATAGGAAAAGCGGATGCCCGCCTCTTTCAGCTCCCGGCGGTAGGCGTAGGATATTTTGCCGAATGAACCCAGGCCGTCGAATATCAGCTTCACATCCACACCGTTTCGGGCCCGTTCAATGAGAATTTCCTTCAGCTCCTCACCCAGCTCATCGGAACGCCAGATGTAAAACTCCATGTGTATGGTTTCCCTGGCCCTCTTCAGATCGTGGAACATGGAGGCAAAGGCATCTTTCCCGTTGTGAAAAAACCGGATGCGGTTGTTCAGTGTGATAATAGAGTTGTTTCCCGAAAGGAGCATGCGCATGAGTTTGGTCATGTCGCTGTAGGACTCGGATTCGTGGGTCTCGATGAGCCGGGAAATAAAATCCTGCTGGCGCTGGAGCACCGGCTGCAAAAAGGACCCGAAAATATCTTCGGGTTTCTGCTGAACGATTTTCCGCTTCTTCCAGTTGATTCCCAGCAGGACGTAAAAAAGCACCCCGATCCATTTGAACAGGAAGATCACAAGAAGCCATGCAATGGTGGTTTCACTGCTTTTGGTATCATCCAGGATGATAACCATGGATGTGAACAGGGTCACTCCAAGGCTGATAAGGGAAAGCAGTTGAAAGGGATCGCTTATACTCATATGTGTATGGATAGTACAACCATATGGATTCAAACACAATAATTGCGTTATCGCCGCAACAGGATATAATGGGCATCAGGAAACACATTATGAAAACACAATCCTACACCCATGCCTTCTCCGCCCTGGATCTTGGGTTCACCTCCATCCCCAACCGGATTCTCATGGGATCCATGCATACCGGCCTGGAAGAGAAGCCCGGCGGCTTCTCCAGACTTGCGGAATATTACCGGGAACGGGCGGAGGGCGGCGCCGGGATGATCGTCACCGGCGGCATCGCTCCGGACATACGGGGCTGGACCAAACCTTTCGCCGCCCGGATGAGCAGCTTCATTCATGTGCTGAAGCACAGGAAGATTACCCGGACGGTGCACCGCTACCCCACGAAAATCTGCATGCAGATTCTTCACACCGGCCGATACGGCTACCATCCCTTCACCGTATCGGCGGAAAAGCGCAAAGCGCCCATCAACCCGTTCACCCCACGAGCCATGACCCCAGCCATGATCCGCAGGAGCATCCGTCATTTCGCCCGGGCAGCCTCCCTTGCACAGCGGGCAGGCTATGACGGAGTGGAGATCATGGGGTCCGAAGGCTATCTGATCAATCAGTTTCTTTCTGCACGGACCAATCAGCGGGAAGATAAATGGGGGGGCAGCCTTGAAAACCGGATGCGGCTGGCCCTGGAAATTGTGAAGGCCGTCCGGGAAAAGGTGGGAAGGAAATTCATCATCATATTCCGTATATCCCTGCTGGAACTGGTTGAGAAGGGCAATCAGTTTGATGAGAGCCTGATACTGGCCGGAAAGCTTGCGGATGCCGGAGTGAACATTCTCAACACCGGCATCGGGTGGCATGAATCCCGGGTTCCCACCATCGGGGGAATGGTCCCCAGGGGCGTATTCACCAGGGTTACCGCAGAGCTGAAAGACCGCTTGGAAATACCTGTGGTGGCAACCAACAGAATCAACCGCATGGCGGACGCCGAATCCATTCTGGCATCCGGGGAAGCGGATATGGTTTCCATGGCCCGCCCCTTCCTCGCCGATCCGGAGATAGTACAAAAGGCCCGGGAAAACCGGGAAGAAACCACCAATATCTGCATCGCCTGCAACCAGGCCTGTCTGGACCATGTGTTCCTGAACCGCAGCGCAAGCTGCCTGGTGAACCCCCGGGCGGGCCAAGAAACCCGCATTCCCCGGCCGGAAGACAACAGGGCGAAACATCCTCTGCGGATCGGGGTGGCCGGGGCCGGTCCGGCAGGCCTCTCCTTTGCCATTCATGCAGCAGCCCGGGGTCACCGGGTGGAACTGTTCGAAAAGGAACAAGATATCGGCGGCCACTTCACCCTGGCGGCCAGAATTCCCGGCAAGTCGGAGTTTCTCTCAAGCATTGCGTACTACCGGAACATGCTGGAGGTTCACAGGGTGACCGTGCATCTGTCCCGTCCCTTCACCCCCGGGGACGCAGCCCGGTTTGACAAAGTGGCGGTGTGTACCGGAATCAAACCCCGGAAGCCGGATATTCCCGGTGCGGACCTTCCCCATGTTCTGGGGTACCGGGAAGCTCTCAGCGGAGATTTCACCCCTTCGGGGAGAGTCGCCATAATTGGGGCCGGGGGCATCGCAGTGGACACGGCAAACTATCTTCTCCAGCCCAATTTCCGGGGAGTCTCCATGACCGATGAGGAGTTTTTTACCCATTGGGGAATTGATCCCCTGTCATCGGTTCCCGGCGGTCTGACCATGAACCCTGCCGCTCCGGAATCCGGTCCGCTCCGGGGCCGTATCACCATGATGCGCCGCTCCAATGCAAAGCCCGGTGCGGGACTTGGAAAAACCACCGGCTGGATCCACCGTCTGGAGCTGAAAAAGGGAGAGGTTGAGTTTATCCCGTCTGTGCAGTACCGCAGCATTGACCCCCGGGGCGTCAGTATTACCGACGGGGAAGGACGGGAGCGGAGAATAGAGGCGGAAACAGTGATCGTGTGCGCAGGACAGGTTCCTGATAACGGCCTTTCACGGGAGCTGGATTCCGCAGGCATTTCCCACCTCCTTATCGGCGGGGCCAGGGAAGCCGATGAGGTGGATGCCAAGCGCGCCATAGATGAGGCGGTTCGCCATGCGGCCCGGATCTGACGCCCCTGCCCGGCCCAACAGCCTTACCAGGGAAACCCTGAACTCCGAAAGCATTGCCAGGATTGCCGCACAGATCAAAGAGACCTGGCCGGAATTTCCCGCATCCCGGTTCCGGCTGGAAGCAAACCGGGGATTGGAATCCCTGAATTTCATGGATCGCGCCCAGCAGATCAGAGACTGCTTGATCCGCCGGCTGCCCGGGAATTTCCGGGAAGCCGCAGCAATTTTATCTTCATCTGTGGGTCCCCCTGCAATGGAGGACGCAATTCAGGGAGTGGAAGGGTTTTACATCCTGCCCATGAGCATGTACATCTCCCGCATGGGACTGAACGATCCCGACGCCGCTCTGCCCGCCCTCTACGAAATGACCCGGCGGTTCACAGCAGAGTTCGATATCCGGCCCTTTCTCATACGGCATGAACAACAGACCCTGGGCTTTCTCATGCATATTACCGACGATGCCAGTCCCTTCGCCCGAAGGCTGGCCAGCGAGGGAACCCGCCCCCGCCTTCCCCTGGCTCCCCGCCTCCGCAGGTATATTGATGATCCCTCACCCCTGATCCCCATCCTGGAGAGGCTCCACGACGATCCCAATGAGATGGTGCGCCGGTCGGTGGCCAACAACGTAAATGATATCAGCAAAGATAACCCCCGGATGGCACTGGAGCTCATGCAGGCCTGGACATCCCGGGCTTCCGCCGGTGGTGAGGCCCGGGACGAAAGGACCGATTCAACCGAAAAAGGAAGTGCTTCCCGTCCGCCATGGGTGGTGCGCCACGGCGTCCGCAGCCTCGTAAAGTCGGCGAATCCACAGGCGCTGGAGCTGTTGGGCTATTCGGGTGCCCGGCTCCGGGTTGCAGGCTTCACCCTGGCGCCGGAGGAAGTGGAGCTGGGGGATGCCCTGGAGATGAACATCCGCATCGAGTCCGCCGCGCACTATGATCAAAAACTCTTAATCCAGTATATCCATCGTCATCCCAATGCCAGGGGAGGATACGGCGAACGAAGTTTCTTCCTGAAGCGGACAAATCTGGAAGCTCAAACCGTGCTGAATGTCCGGAAACTTCACCGGTTCCGGGCTTCTGTCAACAGACGCTACTATCCGGGACAGCACAGCATGATTATCCGGGTGAACGGCCGCCGCCTTGGGGAAGCACCCTTCCGGTTCAAGTCCGCTTCAAGTGAGTGAGGCCCTTACTGCTTCCAGTGCAAATGGGGATATGTTGAAAGAAACAGAAGCCTGTAGCTTCGGTAATTGGTGATAATGGTGGCTATGGCTGAAGATGCGATGATTCCGAAAAATATGAGAATCTGATATCCGGCAGCCTCCAGGGGACTCGCACCGGCCACCATCATCCCCGCCATTGCCCCGGGAATGTGAACTATCCCCAGGGTCTTCAGGGAATCGATCCGGGGAACCAGAGCGGTCTTCATGCTCATCTGCATGGGTATGCGCATGGCACTGCGGAAATCCATACCGTCCAGCATCAATGCCTCCACCATCTCCTGCTGGGAGGAAAAATCGCTGAGCGTCCGGCTGAACAGCAGGGCAATGCTTCGGCTTGCATTCCCCACAAGCATCCCGAAGATGGGGATGGCTATATTGGCCTGGTTCTCCAGACCTCCGCTGAGCAGAAATACCCCGATAATGCTCACCGTACTCATGCTCATTGCAAGAAGACTGGTGACAAACGCCCCGGGAATTTCCCGGCCCCGTTCCCAGGACACCCTGGCGCCCATGAGTATCATCACCAGAATAATCAGCAGTTTCAGAGACCAGTGTCCGGCGAAAATCGGCAGCAGAAGCAATGCGATAAACAGCAGCTGGACCACCGCCCGCAGGGAAACCTTCACCAGTTCCCCGTGAAGCTCCAGCTTCATCCCCATGGATATGATCACCGGGACAAGCAATATGAGATAGGCGATGATCCACTGGTCCCACTGCATGCCTGAGTTTTCGATGAACGCCAAAAAAGATTCCCACATTGCCGGCCTCCTCGCTGCGCCGTCAGAACTTCGTTGCCCCCAATATTCCCGGAATCCGAACAGAACCCCGGTAACCCGTCCAAACTCCCCGGCCCAGTCAGATCCTGAATTCATGCTTGTAAGCCTGGAGCATAATCAATATTATCAGAGACATGATTACAATGAACACACACTATAAGAAACTTCAGTCCTCATATCTGTTCTCAAAGATCGGGAAAAAGGTGGGAGACTTTCAGGCTGCCAACCCGGATCAGCGGGTGATAAAACTGGGAATCGGCGATGTGACCCACGCCCTGAGCGAAAGCATTCTCAGCGCTTTTCACAAGGGAGTGGACGACCAGGGAAGTGATGAAAGCTTTCACGGCTACGGTCCCGAGCAGGGCTACGCCTTCCTCCGGGATAAGATTGCCGAATATGATTACCGGCGCAACGGTTGTGATATTTCCCCGGATGAAATTTTTGTCTCAGACGGTGCCAAATGCGACACCGGAAACATCCAGGAGCTGTTCTCCCAGGATATCAGCATCGGAGTCCCCGACCCAGTATATCCTGTGTATGTTGATACCAATGTGATGGCCGGGCGCACCGGCGAGTTTGTCGACGGCCGATACGAAGGGCTGCACTACCTGGAAGGCAACGAGTCCAACGGCTTCGTCCCCTCACCCCCGGATCAGCATATCGATCTGATATATCTCTGCTTCCCCAATAATCCGACCGGAACAGTTGCAACCAGGGAACAGCTGGCAGAGTGGGTGGCGTATGCCCGCCGTGAGAAGAGCCTGATCCTGTTCGAT
It includes:
- a CDS encoding LL-diaminopimelate aminotransferase, with protein sequence MNTHYKKLQSSYLFSKIGKKVGDFQAANPDQRVIKLGIGDVTHALSESILSAFHKGVDDQGSDESFHGYGPEQGYAFLRDKIAEYDYRRNGCDISPDEIFVSDGAKCDTGNIQELFSQDISIGVPDPVYPVYVDTNVMAGRTGEFVDGRYEGLHYLEGNESNGFVPSPPDQHIDLIYLCFPNNPTGTVATREQLAEWVAYARREKSLILFDAAYVEFIRDESIPKSIYEIPGAREVAVEFRSYSKTAGFTGTRCAYTVIPSECMVYDEDGSPHSLKDLWLRRQSTKFNGVSYPVQKAAEAIYTEKGRQEVRALSDYYLENAKLIRNKMTGLGFTVYGGENSPYVWVKAGESSWELFDELLEKAAVVTTPGAGFGSCGEGFIRISSFNHRDQVEEALERIADAFASR
- a CDS encoding ABC transporter permease, giving the protein MWESFLAFIENSGMQWDQWIIAYLILLVPVIISMGMKLELHGELVKVSLRAVVQLLFIALLLLPIFAGHWSLKLLIILVMILMGARVSWERGREIPGAFVTSLLAMSMSTVSIIGVFLLSGGLENQANIAIPIFGMLVGNASRSIALLFSRTLSDFSSQQEMVEALMLDGMDFRSAMRIPMQMSMKTALVPRIDSLKTLGIVHIPGAMAGMMVAGASPLEAAGYQILIFFGIIASSAIATIITNYRSYRLLFLSTYPHLHWKQ